One stretch of Deltaproteobacteria bacterium DNA includes these proteins:
- a CDS encoding iron-sulfur cluster assembly accessory protein produces the protein MAGTDISVSRTAASEIRNLMAQEGLNEGAFLRIGVKEGGCSGLSYIMHFDTKVGENDQVFECEGIKILCDSESYFSLTGIELDYQGGLGGQGFMFKNPNARMSCGCGKSFS, from the coding sequence ATGGCCGGAACCGATATCAGCGTGAGCCGGACGGCGGCGAGCGAGATTCGCAACCTGATGGCGCAGGAAGGACTCAACGAGGGCGCGTTTCTTCGCATCGGCGTGAAGGAGGGCGGCTGCTCGGGCCTCTCCTACATCATGCACTTCGACACCAAGGTGGGCGAGAACGATCAGGTCTTCGAGTGCGAGGGCATCAAGATCCTTTGCGACTCGGAAAGCTACTTCTCGCTGACCGGCATCGAACTCGACTACCAGGGCGGGCTTGGCGGTCAGGGATTCATGTTCAAGAATCCCAACGCGCGCATGTCGTGCGGGTGCGGCAAGTCCTTCTCCTGA